A region of Desulfatiglans sp. DNA encodes the following proteins:
- a CDS encoding OmpA family protein translates to MVIKKKINYKLDSNAWMSTYTDLMTLLLTFFVLLLSLSTVDKTKKLRALNSLVGAFGFKPGGQSVLGEQKGINITTGAAPITPEEVQFERLRNITLKHGLKSELTMSQQLERTIITIKDNVIFGHKSSVLLAEKSGFLSDLADVLKEGHQMIELRGYCDSSESIMEKDPYKESMFLSSKRAIAMFDFFVEKGLSPGDIVAHGFGQNYMGASKKGKESYLNRQVEIILDYREKVPFRLRNQGGKKDFLDFKGFFFRQRGV, encoded by the coding sequence ATGGTTATAAAAAAGAAGATCAATTATAAACTTGATTCAAACGCATGGATGTCAACCTACACCGATCTCATGACCCTGTTATTGACCTTTTTTGTACTTTTGCTCAGCCTTTCTACCGTTGATAAAACCAAAAAGCTCCGCGCCCTGAATTCACTTGTAGGGGCCTTTGGTTTTAAGCCAGGAGGGCAGTCAGTACTGGGAGAGCAGAAAGGGATTAATATAACTACAGGCGCGGCGCCTATTACCCCGGAGGAAGTACAGTTTGAAAGACTTCGTAATATAACGCTCAAGCATGGACTTAAATCTGAGCTGACCATGAGCCAGCAGCTTGAACGTACAATAATCACTATTAAGGATAATGTAATCTTCGGGCATAAATCATCCGTACTGTTAGCTGAAAAGTCAGGCTTTCTTTCCGATCTTGCAGATGTGTTAAAGGAGGGCCATCAGATGATAGAGCTCCGCGGATACTGTGATTCTTCAGAATCTATTATGGAAAAAGACCCATACAAGGAATCAATGTTTTTGTCATCAAAAAGGGCAATAGCCATGTTTGATTTCTTTGTGGAAAAAGGGCTTTCCCCCGGGGATATTGTCGCACACGGGTTCGGGCAGAATTATATGGGTGCATCAAAAAAGGGAAAAGAATCATATCTGAACCGGCAGGTTGAGATCATCCTGGATTACAGAGAGAAGGTGCCATTCAGATTGAGAAATCAAGGTGGTAAAAAGGATTTTCTTGATTTCAAGGGCTTCTTTTTCAGGCAGAGAGGGGTATAA
- a CDS encoding OmpA family protein produces MAEDKVIIEEVKMGAIPAWMVTFSDLTTLLLTFFVLLLSMSSMDDRSLKSLFTNFTSASGILNFKELGEIYRPKDVMIDGIYDRLKDAMVIKRSDDPVDIPADTDEIFMTESGGQVVLQNIEGGFKLVFGHKIMFESGKAEIKDEVKPILNEVAKFIKASYFQIYIDGHTDPLPINNEDFPSNTILSLIRAYNVMKYLIDEGGVNPDTLALGGYGEKHPIDSNDTPSGRDRNRRVEMIFKSKTYF; encoded by the coding sequence ATGGCTGAAGACAAGGTCATAATTGAAGAGGTAAAGATGGGTGCAATACCGGCCTGGATGGTGACTTTTTCAGACCTGACAACCCTTCTTCTCACCTTTTTTGTGCTTCTCCTCTCCATGTCCTCCATGGATGACAGATCATTGAAAAGCCTTTTTACAAATTTTACCAGCGCAAGCGGCATCTTGAATTTCAAGGAGCTTGGAGAGATATACAGGCCAAAGGATGTAATGATAGATGGCATATATGACAGGCTCAAAGATGCCATGGTTATCAAACGTTCGGATGACCCGGTTGATATCCCTGCTGATACCGATGAGATATTCATGACAGAATCAGGCGGCCAGGTGGTATTGCAGAATATTGAAGGCGGTTTCAAGCTGGTATTCGGTCACAAGATCATGTTTGAAAGTGGAAAGGCCGAGATAAAAGATGAGGTGAAGCCAATCCTCAATGAGGTGGCAAAATTTATAAAGGCATCCTATTTTCAGATATATATTGATGGCCACACCGATCCCCTGCCCATTAACAATGAGGATTTTCCATCCAATACCATCCTTTCGCTGATCAGGGCCTATAATGTGATGAAATATCTTATCGACGAGGGCGGTGTAAACCCGGATACCCTTGCATTAGGCGGGTATGGTGAAAAGCATCCAATTGATAGCAATGATACCCCGTCGGGGAGAGACCGGAACCGGCGGGTTGAGATGATCTTTAAAAGCAAGACCTACTTCTGA
- a CDS encoding ribosome biogenesis GTPase Der produces MTSIIAIVGRPNVGKSTLFNRLSRSMDSIVDDQPGVTRDRNYATVNWEGKSFIIVDTGGFDEKDDGPFSEQVRQQVIKAIEEADQILFMMDGRSGLVPADEEVANILRRYDKKTYTVVNKIDSPEKETLIHDFYSLGVETIYPLSSAHGYGLRTLMDDIAGSVPDDAEPVEDQRQIRVAIIGRPNAGKSSLINRILGHERMLVSEIPGTTRDSVDIRINRGEQEYLLIDTAGIRRKSRVSDKIDKFSMIKAIRAIERCHIAIIMIDANEGVSEQDARICGYALDRMRGVILAVNKWDLVKKEPERIKQLGLDIDRQLQFVSYAPRINMSALTGERVNKIFEKIDAVFEQFDMRISTGDVNKLVEEMIFKRPPPLVGRTRLKFFYATQTGTRPPTFVLFVNHPKAVHFSYERFIVNQIRSTLGLDNVPVRVIFRERKRNQK; encoded by the coding sequence CTCTATTGTGGATGATCAGCCGGGGGTTACCAGGGATCGCAACTATGCCACTGTCAACTGGGAAGGCAAATCATTCATCATCGTTGATACAGGCGGGTTTGATGAAAAGGATGACGGACCTTTTTCAGAACAGGTCAGGCAGCAGGTAATAAAGGCAATCGAAGAGGCTGACCAGATACTCTTTATGATGGATGGCAGAAGCGGGCTTGTGCCTGCTGATGAAGAGGTTGCAAATATCCTGAGGCGGTACGATAAAAAGACATATACTGTGGTAAACAAGATAGACAGCCCTGAAAAGGAGACCCTGATTCATGACTTTTACAGCCTTGGGGTAGAGACCATTTATCCCCTTTCATCTGCCCACGGCTATGGCTTAAGAACGCTTATGGATGATATAGCAGGCTCTGTCCCTGATGATGCTGAACCGGTAGAAGATCAGCGCCAGATACGTGTAGCCATTATCGGAAGGCCAAATGCGGGTAAATCCTCCCTCATTAACAGGATACTGGGTCATGAGAGGATGCTTGTCAGTGAAATACCCGGCACAACAAGGGATTCTGTTGATATCAGGATTAACAGGGGCGAACAGGAGTATCTTCTGATAGATACCGCAGGTATAAGAAGAAAGAGCAGGGTCAGTGACAAGATAGATAAATTTTCCATGATAAAGGCTATTCGCGCCATTGAAAGGTGTCATATTGCCATTATCATGATTGACGCAAATGAGGGTGTATCTGAACAGGATGCCAGGATATGCGGATATGCCCTTGACCGTATGCGCGGGGTTATTCTTGCTGTCAATAAGTGGGACCTTGTAAAAAAGGAGCCCGAACGCATAAAACAGCTTGGCCTTGATATAGACAGACAACTCCAGTTTGTCTCATATGCACCACGCATCAACATGTCCGCACTCACCGGCGAACGGGTTAACAAAATATTTGAAAAAATAGATGCAGTGTTTGAACAGTTTGACATGAGGATAAGTACAGGTGATGTGAATAAACTGGTGGAGGAGATGATCTTCAAAAGGCCCCCGCCCCTTGTCGGAAGGACACGCCTTAAATTTTTTTATGCGACCCAGACAGGAACCAGGCCTCCTACCTTTGTGCTTTTTGTAAACCACCCGAAGGCTGTACATTTTTCATACGAAAGGTTTATCGTAAACCAGATAAGGAGCACCCTTGGACTGGACAATGTACCCGTAAGGGTGATTTTCAGAGAGAGAAAAAGAAATCAGAAGTAG